The Arachis hypogaea cultivar Tifrunner chromosome 14, arahy.Tifrunner.gnm2.J5K5, whole genome shotgun sequence genome has a segment encoding these proteins:
- the LOC112741609 gene encoding gibberellin 2-beta-dioxygenase 2 translates to MVVASPNSIQTEKIVSINLPTIDLSKERATVAKLIVKASEEYGFFNVINHRIPQDIIDNMEEAGFDFFAKPASQKAKLASNYDSVPLGYGCKNIGFNGDVGEVEYLLLNGSASHISKISTTISNDPSNFRYRVVSAYRDAVEELACEILELMAEGLGVPNTSIFTTFINHPDSDSLLRFNHYPPLPPSLAFGDHSDPQIITLLRSNPVSGLQISLQHGLWIPVLPDPKAFSVNVGDLLQVMTNGRFVSVRHRAVTNSEKARMSIAYFGAPPLNACIVAPPEMLTPERPSLLFRAFTWAEYKKATYSLRLGDTRIDLFRN, encoded by the exons ATGGTGGTAGCTTCACCCAATTCAATCCAAACCGAAAAGATTGTATCCATCAACCTTCCCACCATAGACTTATCCAAAGAAAGAGCAACGGTTGCAAAGCTGATCGTGAAAGCGAGCGAAGAGTATGGATTCTTCAACGTCATCAACCACCGGATTCCTCAAGACATAATAGACAACATGGAGGAAGCCGGCTTCGACTTCTTCGCGAAGCCGGCTTCCCAAAAGGCGAAACTTGCATCCAATTACGATAGCGTTCCGCTAGGGTATGGATGCAAGAACATAGGGTTCAATGGCGACGTTGGTGAGGTGGAATACCTCCTTTTAAATGGAAGTGCTTCTCATATTTCTAAGATCTCCACAACCATCTCCAATGACCCATCAAACTTCAG GTATAGGGTGGTGAGTGCATACAGAGATGCAGTGGAGGAGTTAGCATGTGAGATATTGGAGCTGATGGCAGAGGGTTTGGGGGTCCCCAACACTTCCATCTTCACCACCTTCATCAACCACCCTGATAGCGACTCACTCCTCAGATTCAATCACTACCCCCCACTTCCACCTTCTCTTGCCTTTGGGGACCATTCTGACCCTCAGATCATAACCCTTCTCAGATCCAACCCTGTTTCTGGCCTCCAAATTTCCCTCCAACATGGTCTGTGGATCCCAGTCCTTCCTGACCCCAAAGCTTTCTCTGTTAACGTCGGTGATTTATTACAG GTTATGACAAATGGAAGATTTGTGAGTGTCCGGCACAGGGCGGTGACAAACTCAGAGAAGGCAAGAATGTCAATAGCATATTTTGGGGCTCCGCCACTGAATGCGTGTATCGTTGCTCCGCCGGAGATGCTTACACCAGAGAGGCCCTCCCTACTGTTTAGGGCATTCACTTGGGCTGAGTACAAGAAAGCCACCTACTCTCTTAGGCTTGGAGACACCCGCATTGACCTCTTTAGGAATTGA